One window of Streptomyces sp. NBC_00582 genomic DNA carries:
- a CDS encoding type II toxin-antitoxin system prevent-host-death family antitoxin, with translation MSSSRSVSAAKTGAATGLLLPPADDPVWGSVPLALRQNLSVPAHGLVNPARGGLAEKSGRPLRLALSAAAKMRTTGAHWHVLLIAPRAAFGGPTSDRAGRAYALLQQVVVDYLRPALAARAGASGKAPAEQPPTAPAPASTPAAPAAVPAEPTAAPESADGFLPDPAAAPDTVSAAGPEGGAVEEAPHPLPAADELAADELAGALHEITEHRTVLVLTTPHPDTAHTALAQHLPAGQPAVSVAGADRASLARALYTQLGLGRRQRRPHALKDAEDLIVAELKRAPRLIIATAAPGLRSSALQLLYSLWARENFALVLIGDTNLATLLSRSDMASLNSRVTLRHHVAPTSPGTPAPSGTTPAEQQDPLPSPSQPAPAEPATTPAPADTSPPAGPAPADPAAADDPRTTLDPAGTAHGEELADHVREIAQARAILTVTGPDATTVHTALTRTPSPPNLPAVHTGGKDRSSLVRDLFVQLDLDQRMPQPGTLRATEDLIAAELRRASRLVIVPKAHELPTAALRMLYDLWSADNFPLVLGGDDRLDDVLQRPALASLSSCVLLHHHLDPAGEETPTPTPTPTPTPTPTPTPTSTPADGPNAPAPAPLAPDPGATASPSAAGPDANPEPATARPAPTTLSAPGQAAGPPTPGAAKPTAPAAPAPAADSDQPATTTSQPAPPPGKTKAVPGKTPATLHQARAALPDLIRAAADGTPTPLTREDTDHALLTTPHAATTLGWDLEHAPAHGIADARKKLGDLIHEAAQGHPQVLRRHTTPVAVLLPATPTGTPHPPTTPTPANAAPPATAAVPPTGPTPLAEPAGPAPTGAEPAPSPQPTRTTAADTAPASAAPNDPTPAEQRPHPAPVTPAADPKTAPDTTDDTPAAAALHHVPPTDTAPAHTDVPAAPRPSRRLAPLGEAFDTVLAPTTPDTDPTDTVPSPRGLPTGIPSLDHALGGLQPGRFYLVAATPGTGGSLLTTTAARTTALDHHQPVLYAASGLTRADIAARIVAAHLPVDYRRLRAGQLTDTEQADVAALHHDLAAAPLYIDDGTDLTPAAIAETLTDLTGTALLVVDRLQAADDPHLPLSGPRLRDAAQTLAHLARTHHLPVLAALDTDHPDLINTLGLDTVLHLTPDPDHPHHRVQLAITERDLGLQTTLTLYADRAHARLTDPTDFDPYAHDPEPPEHTATDPTPQAPAAPGASAWPPVAVPGRSTPLATSEPTSTPHTPAPQPTPAPATTTSDPATHHTQPPRTTASSGTYAGRDYSHYTGQITRAVDQALQEHGGDVEAATAALVKKAVPDAMALFKETRVGSNYDHTVYPELLEILRKKTKDGSDEIWEGRHNWTNTHLTDQLNTGALDPVTVDALDTNASFMAAFKTHLPIGALRHNPHGGFDPKLSGVHLLTQRPTWHHPHLPDPIGNRREMGPVVLTDATIRLLIRCARYDLCDQPVIAESWTSGASEGLLEKFRRVLTEARHTSLEREAAGYADGTVAVEYIKAMYSKFTSTLGESNANLEIRRPEWMHIIRSQAFANLWYKAHRAHKRASPSSASAARTNSTSPAETGVTYSPKAAAPPK, from the coding sequence GTGTCCTCCTCGCGTTCCGTCTCCGCCGCCAAGACCGGGGCAGCTACGGGCCTGCTGCTGCCGCCCGCCGACGACCCGGTGTGGGGGAGTGTGCCGCTCGCGCTGCGTCAGAACCTGTCCGTGCCCGCTCATGGTCTGGTGAACCCGGCGCGCGGGGGGCTGGCGGAGAAGTCCGGCCGCCCGCTGCGCCTGGCGCTGAGTGCCGCCGCGAAGATGCGTACGACCGGCGCTCACTGGCACGTGCTGCTCATTGCCCCCCGTGCCGCGTTCGGCGGTCCCACCAGCGACCGCGCCGGGCGGGCCTACGCGCTGCTGCAGCAGGTCGTCGTCGACTACCTGCGCCCCGCCCTGGCCGCGCGGGCCGGAGCGAGCGGGAAGGCCCCGGCCGAGCAGCCCCCCACAGCCCCGGCCCCCGCCTCCACCCCGGCTGCTCCCGCAGCCGTCCCGGCCGAGCCCACCGCCGCGCCGGAGTCCGCCGACGGCTTCCTTCCCGATCCCGCTGCCGCTCCCGACACGGTCTCGGCCGCCGGGCCCGAGGGCGGCGCCGTCGAGGAGGCACCCCACCCCCTTCCGGCCGCCGACGAACTGGCCGCCGACGAACTGGCCGGCGCCCTGCACGAGATCACCGAACACCGCACCGTCCTGGTCCTCACCACCCCCCACCCGGACACCGCCCACACCGCCCTCGCCCAGCACCTGCCCGCAGGCCAGCCGGCTGTGTCCGTGGCCGGCGCAGACCGCGCCTCCCTGGCCCGCGCCCTCTACACGCAGCTGGGCCTCGGCCGCCGACAGCGACGGCCCCACGCCCTGAAAGACGCCGAGGACCTGATCGTCGCCGAACTCAAGCGAGCCCCCCGCCTCATCATCGCCACCGCCGCCCCCGGCCTGCGCTCCTCCGCCCTCCAACTGCTCTACAGCCTGTGGGCGCGCGAGAACTTCGCGCTGGTCCTGATCGGCGACACCAACCTCGCCACTCTCCTGTCGCGTTCGGACATGGCGAGCCTGAACTCCCGCGTGACCCTCCGGCACCACGTAGCGCCGACTTCCCCGGGCACCCCCGCGCCGAGCGGTACAACTCCGGCCGAGCAGCAGGACCCCCTCCCCTCACCGTCACAGCCGGCACCCGCCGAGCCCGCCACCACCCCGGCACCGGCCGACACCTCCCCGCCCGCCGGCCCGGCACCCGCCGACCCCGCGGCCGCCGACGACCCGCGGACCACCCTGGACCCTGCCGGCACCGCCCACGGCGAAGAACTGGCCGATCACGTACGGGAGATCGCCCAGGCCCGCGCCATCCTGACCGTCACCGGCCCCGACGCCACCACCGTGCACACCGCCCTCACCCGCACTCCCAGCCCCCCGAACCTTCCAGCCGTGCACACGGGCGGCAAGGACCGTTCCTCACTGGTCCGCGACCTGTTCGTACAGCTCGATCTGGACCAGCGCATGCCACAGCCCGGCACGCTGCGGGCCACCGAGGACCTGATCGCCGCCGAACTGCGCCGCGCCTCCCGGCTGGTCATCGTGCCAAAGGCCCACGAACTGCCCACCGCCGCCCTGCGCATGCTGTACGACCTGTGGTCGGCCGACAACTTCCCGCTGGTCCTGGGCGGCGACGACCGCCTCGACGACGTCCTTCAACGTCCCGCCCTGGCGAGCCTGAGCTCGTGCGTGCTCCTGCACCACCACCTGGACCCGGCCGGCGAAGAAACCCCCACCCCCACCCCCACCCCCACCCCCACCCCCACCCCCACCCCCACCCCCACCTCCACCCCGGCTGACGGCCCGAACGCCCCCGCCCCGGCGCCGCTCGCTCCCGACCCCGGGGCGACTGCCTCACCGTCCGCAGCCGGCCCCGACGCCAACCCGGAACCTGCCACCGCGCGCCCCGCCCCGACCACACTCTCCGCCCCGGGCCAGGCCGCCGGACCGCCCACCCCCGGCGCCGCGAAGCCGACGGCGCCCGCCGCGCCGGCGCCCGCCGCCGACTCCGACCAGCCTGCAACCACCACATCCCAACCGGCCCCGCCGCCCGGCAAGACCAAGGCAGTCCCGGGCAAGACCCCCGCCACGCTCCACCAGGCCCGCGCCGCGCTGCCCGACCTGATCCGCGCCGCCGCCGACGGCACCCCCACCCCCCTCACCCGCGAGGACACCGACCACGCCCTTCTGACCACCCCCCACGCCGCCACCACCCTGGGCTGGGACCTCGAGCACGCTCCCGCCCACGGGATCGCCGACGCCCGCAAGAAACTCGGCGACCTCATCCACGAAGCCGCCCAGGGCCACCCCCAGGTCCTGCGCCGCCACACCACCCCCGTCGCCGTGCTGCTCCCGGCCACCCCCACCGGCACCCCCCACCCGCCGACCACCCCCACCCCCGCCAACGCGGCGCCCCCGGCCACCGCTGCCGTCCCACCCACCGGGCCCACCCCCCTCGCGGAGCCCGCCGGTCCCGCCCCGACCGGCGCCGAACCAGCACCGTCGCCCCAGCCCACCCGTACGACCGCGGCCGACACCGCCCCGGCGTCGGCCGCACCGAACGACCCGACCCCGGCCGAACAGCGCCCCCACCCGGCCCCCGTCACCCCGGCCGCCGACCCGAAGACCGCGCCCGACACCACCGATGACACCCCCGCGGCCGCCGCCCTGCACCACGTACCCCCCACCGACACCGCCCCCGCCCACACCGACGTCCCGGCCGCACCACGCCCCTCACGCCGCCTCGCCCCCCTCGGCGAGGCCTTCGACACCGTCCTGGCCCCCACCACCCCAGACACCGACCCCACCGACACCGTCCCATCCCCGCGCGGCCTGCCCACCGGCATCCCCAGCCTCGACCACGCCCTCGGCGGCCTCCAGCCCGGCCGCTTCTACCTCGTCGCCGCCACCCCCGGCACCGGCGGCAGCCTCCTCACCACCACCGCAGCCCGCACCACCGCCCTCGACCACCACCAGCCCGTCCTCTACGCCGCCTCCGGCCTCACCCGCGCCGACATCGCCGCCCGCATCGTCGCCGCCCACCTCCCCGTCGACTACCGCCGCCTGCGCGCCGGCCAGCTCACCGACACCGAACAGGCCGACGTCGCCGCCCTCCACCACGACCTGGCAGCCGCCCCCCTCTACATCGACGACGGCACCGACCTCACCCCCGCCGCCATCGCCGAGACCCTCACCGACCTCACCGGCACCGCCCTCCTCGTCGTCGACCGCCTCCAGGCCGCCGACGACCCCCACCTGCCCCTGTCCGGCCCCCGCCTCCGCGACGCCGCCCAGACCCTCGCCCACCTCGCCCGCACCCACCACCTCCCGGTCCTCGCCGCCCTCGACACCGACCACCCCGACCTGATCAACACCCTCGGCCTCGACACCGTCCTGCACCTCACCCCCGACCCCGACCACCCCCACCACCGCGTCCAACTCGCCATCACCGAACGCGACCTCGGCCTCCAGACCACCCTCACCCTCTACGCCGACCGCGCCCACGCCCGCCTCACCGACCCCACCGACTTCGACCCCTACGCCCACGACCCCGAACCACCCGAGCACACCGCCACCGACCCCACCCCCCAGGCCCCCGCCGCGCCCGGAGCCTCCGCCTGGCCGCCCGTAGCCGTCCCCGGCCGCTCCACACCCCTCGCAACCAGCGAGCCGACCAGCACTCCGCACACACCCGCACCACAGCCCACTCCAGCCCCCGCGACCACCACCAGCGACCCCGCGACGCACCACACCCAGCCGCCGCGCACCACCGCCAGCAGCGGCACCTACGCCGGCCGCGACTACTCCCACTACACCGGCCAGATCACCCGCGCGGTCGACCAGGCCCTCCAAGAGCACGGCGGCGACGTCGAAGCCGCCACCGCCGCCCTGGTGAAAAAGGCCGTGCCCGACGCCATGGCCCTATTCAAAGAAACCCGCGTCGGCTCGAATTACGACCACACCGTCTATCCAGAACTCCTCGAAATCCTCCGCAAAAAGACCAAGGACGGCTCAGACGAAATCTGGGAAGGACGCCACAACTGGACCAACACCCACCTCACCGACCAACTCAACACCGGCGCCCTAGACCCCGTCACCGTCGACGCCCTCGACACCAACGCCTCCTTCATGGCCGCCTTCAAGACCCACCTGCCCATCGGCGCCCTCAGGCACAACCCCCACGGCGGCTTCGACCCCAAACTCTCCGGCGTCCACCTCCTCACCCAGCGCCCCACCTGGCACCACCCCCACCTCCCCGACCCCATCGGCAACCGCCGCGAGATGGGCCCCGTCGTCCTCACCGACGCCACCATCCGCCTCCTCATCCGCTGCGCCCGCTACGACCTGTGCGACCAGCCGGTGATCGCCGAGAGCTGGACCAGCGGCGCCAGCGAAGGCCTGCTGGAGAAATTCCGCCGCGTCCTCACCGAAGCCCGCCACACCTCCCTGGAACGCGAAGCCGCCGGATACGCCGACGGAACCGTGGCCGTCGAATACATCAAAGCCATGTACTCCAAATTCACCTCCACCCTCGGCGAATCCAACGCCAACCTCGAAATCCGCCGACCCGAGTGGATGCACATCATCCGCTCCCAGGCATTCGCCAACCTCTGGTACAAAGCCCACCGCGCCCACAAAAGGGCCTCACCGTCGTCCGCGTCCGCGGCACGGACGAACTCCACGTCACCGGCGGAGACTGGCGTAACGTATTCACCGAAGGCCGCAGCCCCGCCGAAATGA